A DNA window from Citrobacter tructae contains the following coding sequences:
- the shiA gene encoding shikimate transporter — protein sequence MDSTLISTGPQEDSTSQHRDRARRAALGSFAGAVVDWYDFLLYGITAALVFNREFFPQVSPAMGTLAAFATFGVGFLFRPLGGVIFGHFGDRLGRKRMLMLTVWMMGIATALIGIIPSFDTIGWWAPVLLVTLRAVQGFAVGGEWGGAALLSVESAPKNKKAFYSSGVQVGYGVGLLLSTGLVSLISSQTTDEQFLSWGWRIPFLFSIVLVLAALWMRNRMEESAEFEQQKQQASQTQKRLPVIEALTRHPGAFMKIIALRLCELLTMYIVTAFALNYSTQNLGLPRELFLNIGLLVGGLSCLTIPCFAWLADRFGRRRVYIIGALVGTLSAFPFFMALEAQSIFWIVFFAIMLANIAHDMVVCVQQPMFTGLFGASYRYSGAGVGYQVASVVGGGFTPFIAAALVTFSGGDWHSVAIYLMAGCLISAATAILMKDKMHG from the coding sequence ATGGATTCCACCCTCATCTCCACGGGTCCTCAGGAGGACTCTACTTCACAACATCGCGATCGCGCGCGCCGTGCCGCACTGGGTAGCTTCGCCGGTGCCGTAGTCGACTGGTATGATTTTCTGCTGTATGGCATCACCGCCGCGTTGGTTTTTAACCGGGAATTTTTCCCTCAAGTCAGCCCGGCGATGGGCACGCTCGCGGCCTTTGCCACTTTTGGCGTTGGCTTTTTATTCCGCCCATTAGGCGGGGTGATCTTCGGTCACTTCGGCGATCGACTGGGCCGCAAACGTATGCTGATGCTCACCGTTTGGATGATGGGCATTGCCACAGCGTTGATTGGTATTATTCCCTCTTTTGACACCATCGGCTGGTGGGCCCCGGTTCTGCTGGTAACGCTGCGTGCCGTTCAGGGATTCGCCGTCGGTGGCGAATGGGGCGGCGCGGCGTTGCTCTCCGTCGAAAGCGCGCCAAAAAACAAAAAAGCGTTCTACAGCAGTGGTGTTCAGGTGGGTTATGGCGTCGGTCTGTTGCTCTCAACGGGGTTGGTATCGCTAATCAGTTCACAAACGACCGATGAGCAGTTCCTGAGTTGGGGCTGGCGCATCCCGTTCCTGTTCAGCATTGTGCTGGTACTCGCCGCATTATGGATGCGTAACCGAATGGAAGAATCGGCGGAGTTTGAACAGCAAAAACAGCAGGCATCGCAGACCCAAAAGCGCCTGCCGGTGATCGAAGCATTAACCCGACACCCGGGGGCATTTATGAAAATTATCGCCCTGCGCCTGTGTGAACTGCTGACCATGTACATCGTCACCGCGTTTGCCCTGAATTATTCCACGCAAAACCTGGGGCTACCACGTGAGCTTTTTCTAAATATCGGGTTGTTAGTCGGTGGGTTGAGCTGTCTGACTATCCCCTGCTTCGCCTGGCTTGCCGACCGATTTGGCCGCCGACGGGTCTACATTATCGGTGCTCTGGTCGGTACACTCAGCGCTTTCCCGTTCTTTATGGCGCTTGAGGCGCAGTCTATTTTTTGGATTGTATTCTTCGCCATTATGCTGGCAAACATCGCCCACGACATGGTGGTCTGCGTACAGCAGCCGATGTTTACTGGGCTATTTGGCGCAAGCTATCGTTACAGCGGCGCTGGTGTTGGATATCAGGTTGCCAGCGTCGTAGGCGGCGGTTTTACCCCGTTTATTGCCGCTGCACTGGTGACCTTCTCTGGGGGAGACTGGCATAGCGTCGCTATTTATCTGATGGCGGGATGTCTTATTTCTGCCGCGACCGCAATTCTGATGAAAGATAAAATGCACGGCTAA
- the mtfA gene encoding DgsA anti-repressor MtfA: MIKWPWKEQETARNDDWPWDDALAIPLLVNLTEQEQARLIALAERFLQQKRLVALQGFELDPLKSARIALLFCLPILELGIEWLDGFHEVLIYPAPFVVDDEWEDDIGLVHNQRVVQSGQSWQQGPVILNWLDIQDSFDASGFNLIIHEVAHKLDMRNGDRASGIPAIPLRDIASWEHDLHAAMNNIQDEVDLVGETACSIDAYAATDPAECFAVLSEYYFSAPELFAPRFPALWQRFSQFYRQNPLQRLRDSREDEN, from the coding sequence ATGATTAAGTGGCCCTGGAAAGAGCAAGAAACAGCCCGGAATGATGACTGGCCGTGGGATGATGCCTTGGCAATTCCTCTTCTGGTGAATCTCACCGAGCAAGAACAAGCCAGACTTATCGCCCTGGCTGAGCGTTTTTTACAGCAAAAAAGGTTAGTTGCGCTCCAGGGATTTGAACTGGACCCTCTAAAAAGTGCGCGTATTGCTCTGCTATTCTGTTTGCCCATTCTGGAATTGGGTATTGAGTGGCTTGATGGCTTTCATGAAGTCCTGATCTACCCTGCCCCGTTTGTGGTGGATGATGAATGGGAGGATGACATTGGGCTGGTGCATAACCAACGTGTCGTACAATCCGGACAAAGTTGGCAACAAGGTCCGGTGATCCTGAACTGGCTCGATATTCAGGACTCCTTCGATGCCTCCGGTTTCAATCTGATTATTCATGAAGTGGCGCACAAACTGGATATGCGTAATGGCGATCGCGCCAGCGGTATTCCGGCGATCCCGCTGCGGGATATCGCTAGTTGGGAACACGACCTGCATGCTGCAATGAATAACATTCAGGATGAAGTAGACCTGGTGGGCGAAACCGCTTGCAGTATAGATGCCTATGCCGCGACCGACCCTGCAGAATGTTTTGCAGTGTTATCTGAATATTACTTCAGCGCCCCCGAATTATTTGCGCCTCGTTTCCCTGCATTATGGCAGCGTTTCTCTCAGTTCTATCGGCAGAACCCGTTGCAACGACTGCGTGATAGTCGGGAAGATGAGAATTAA
- a CDS encoding AMP nucleosidase, whose amino-acid sequence MNNKGPSLTPAQALDKLDALYEQSVKALRSAIGKYIETGTLPDIIARDNGLFVYPSLSVTWDGSATNPPKTRAYGRFTHAGCYTTTITRPSLFRPYLEEQLTLLYQDYDAHISVEPSQHEIPYPYVIDGSELALDRSMSAGLTRHFPTTELSQIGDETADGTYHPAEFSPLSHFDARRVDFSLARLRHYTGTPVEHFQPFVLFTNYTRYVDEFVRWGCSQILDPDSPYIALSCAGGIWITAETEAPEEAISDLAWKKHQMPAWHLITSDGQGITLVNIGVGPSNAKTICDHLAVLRPDVWLMIGHCGGLRESQAIGDYVLAHAYLRDDHVLDTVLPPDIPIPSIAEVQRALYDATKEVSGMPGEEVKQRLRTGTVVTTDDRNWELRYSASALRFNLSRAVAIDMESATIAAQGYRFRVPYGTLLCVSDKPLHGEIKLPGQANRFYEGAISEHLQIGIRAIDRLRAEGDRLHSRKLRTFNEPPFR is encoded by the coding sequence ATGAACAATAAGGGCCCCAGCCTGACCCCGGCTCAGGCGCTGGATAAACTGGACGCATTGTATGAGCAGTCAGTTAAAGCTCTGCGTAGCGCCATTGGCAAGTATATTGAAACCGGGACACTTCCTGACATCATCGCCCGAGATAACGGTCTTTTTGTTTACCCTTCACTTTCTGTAACCTGGGATGGCAGCGCAACGAATCCCCCGAAAACACGTGCTTACGGTCGTTTTACCCATGCTGGCTGCTATACAACGACCATTACTCGCCCTTCTCTGTTCCGCCCTTATCTTGAAGAGCAGCTCACCCTGCTGTACCAGGATTACGATGCGCATATTTCCGTCGAACCGTCACAGCATGAGATCCCTTATCCCTATGTGATAGACGGCTCTGAACTGGCGCTCGACCGCTCCATGAGCGCCGGATTAACACGCCATTTCCCCACCACCGAGTTGTCGCAGATTGGTGATGAAACCGCTGACGGGACGTATCACCCGGCGGAATTTTCTCCGCTGTCGCACTTCGACGCCCGACGCGTTGATTTTTCGCTGGCGCGCCTGCGTCACTACACGGGCACGCCGGTGGAACATTTTCAGCCCTTTGTACTGTTCACTAACTACACCCGCTATGTCGATGAGTTTGTGCGCTGGGGCTGCAGCCAGATCCTCGACCCGGACAGCCCGTATATCGCGCTGTCATGCGCAGGTGGAATTTGGATCACAGCTGAAACCGAGGCACCGGAAGAAGCCATTTCCGATCTTGCCTGGAAGAAACACCAGATGCCCGCCTGGCATTTAATCACCTCCGACGGTCAGGGGATCACGCTGGTGAATATCGGCGTCGGCCCGTCAAACGCCAAAACTATTTGCGATCACCTGGCGGTCCTGCGGCCTGACGTCTGGCTAATGATTGGACACTGTGGCGGCCTGCGTGAAAGCCAGGCAATTGGCGATTATGTTCTGGCTCACGCTTACCTGCGCGACGACCACGTACTGGATACCGTACTGCCGCCGGATATTCCAATTCCGAGCATCGCCGAAGTACAGCGTGCGCTGTATGACGCCACCAAAGAAGTTAGCGGCATGCCCGGTGAAGAGGTCAAACAGCGCCTGCGTACCGGTACCGTCGTCACCACCGACGATCGCAACTGGGAGCTACGCTACTCCGCCTCTGCGCTACGCTTTAACCTCAGCCGTGCCGTCGCTATCGATATGGAGAGCGCCACGATTGCCGCCCAAGGTTACCGCTTCCGCGTGCCTTACGGCACCCTGCTTTGCGTCTCCGATAAACCGCTGCATGGTGAGATTAAACTGCCGGGTCAGGCCAACCGTTTTTATGAAGGTGCAATTTCTGAGCACCTGCAAATTGGTATCCGGGCAATCGATCGTCTCCGCGCCGAAGGCGATCGCCTGCACTCCCGCAAATTACGTACGTTCAACGAACCGCCGTTCCGTTAA